A segment of the uncultured Desulfobulbus sp. genome:
CACCACGTCAAAGCCGGATGAGCGTTCGAAACGGGCGGCGAGTTCGCGGGAAAAGCTGCCGCGGTCCTCGTTGAAGATGGCAAGGGTGGCATGTTCCAGATCAAAGGTGGCGGCGTAGCCGAAAATCAGCAGTTGCAGAATCGGCGGCACAATAACGGCCATGCGGCTTTTTTTGTCGCGAAAGAGCGCGAGGAATTCCTTGATGATCAATGCCCAGAGTCGTCCGCCCATGGGGAGGGGTTCCTTGTCGATGAATTTTGTCCCTATTGGGTTGATGTTTGTTGAGCGTGTTTCTGCTTGTTCTTCAGCTCCAGCTCCCTGTCCCTAAAAATCACTCCAACCTCTTTCGTGTCTTTCGATAGACAATTCCGTGAAAAAACAAACCCATGGCCACCAATGCGGCGCAATTGGGCAACAGCACGCTCCACACATCGCCCACCAGAAACAGGGTCTGCAGGATAGAGACATAATAGCGGGCGGCGATCAGGTGGGTCAGCCCCTGGATGACCGGTGGCATCGAGCGGATATCGAAGATAAATCCCGATAAGATAAAGGCGGGCAGAAAGGTGGCCACCATGGCCACCAGCGCGGCCACGAACTGGGATCTGAACACCGTGGAAATAAAAAAGCCCATGCCCAGGGCTACCCAGAGAAACAGGGCCGAGGTTCCCAACAGGAGCCAGAGCGAGCCGCGCATGGGCACATGAAAAAGAAAACGGGCCATGGTCAGGCTGATCACCAGGCCGCCCAGGCCCAGGACGAAGTAGGGGATCAGCTTGCCCATCAGAATTTCCGGCGCGGAGATGCGTGAGACCAGGAGCGCCTCCATGGTGCCGCGCTCCCATTCGCGGGCAATGACCAGCGCGGTCAGCAGGGCGCCGATCAGGGTCATGATCACCGCCAGGACGCCGGGCACAAGAAAGTCGGTGGAACGCACCTCGGGATTGTACCAGATGCGCTGTTCCATCTGCACCGGCGAGCGCAGTTCGCTCCCATTTCGTTCCGCCTGCTGCTCCAGCCAGGCAACCCAGATGCCCTGAACATACCCTTGGATCAGGCGGGCGGTATTGGCATCCACACCGTTGACGATCAGGCCGATCGGCGGCGACTGGTCGCTGCGGTAGTCGCTGCCGAAATCGTGCCGCAGCCAGACAATGCCGTCTATCTCAGCCGCGCGCATCGCATCTTCGGCCTGCTGGATTGAATGAAAGGTGGTCGGGAGAAAGTAGGGCGTATGGTCAAAGCCGCCGACAAAACTCAGCGAGGGCCCATCCGCCTGCTCGACAACCAGGCCGATACGCACATCCTTGGCGTCCAGGCTGACACCGTAGCCGAAGATGATCAGCAGCAGGATCGGCAGGAAAAAGGCGATGGCAATGGAGGAAGGGTCGCGAATAACCTGCAGCCACTCCTTGCGGATCATGCCCTTGAGGCGCATCGATCTTCCCGGTTTCATGCGTTGCCTCCCCCCTGATGCCTGTTCGCCTCGAGCAGACCGATAAAGGCATCCTCCATGGTGGCCTCATGGTCGGCAGCCTCAAATCCTTCCTTCATCGATTCGGGCGTTCCTTCGGCCAGGACCCTTCCCTCGGCCATGATCACCAATCGGTCGCAGTATTCGGCCTCTTCCATGAAGTGGGTGGTCACGAGCACCGTCACCCCCTGGTCGGCCAGGGAGTTGATCTGGACCCAGAATTCCCGTCGCGCCAGGGGATCGACTCCGGAGGTCGGCTCGTCGAGAAACAACACCTCGGGTTCATGCATCAGGGCCACGGCCAAAGCCAGGCGCTGCTTGTAGCCGAGCGGCAGCGACTGGCTCTCGCTGGACCTGAATTCGCGTAAATCAAAGGTGTCAAGGGCCCAATCGATCTGGTGCTGACGCCTTGTGCCGCGCAACCCGTAGGCGGAGCTGAAGAATTTGAGATTTTGCATCACGCTCAGGTTGCCGTAGAGGGAAAACTTCTGCGCCATGTAGCCGATGCGGGCGCGGGCGGCATCGGCAGCGGTGCGAAGGTTCATCCCCGCCACGGTACATGAGCCGCTGGAGATGGGCAGCAGGCCGCAGAGCATGCGGAATGTCGTGGTCTTGCCCGCGCCGTTGGCCCCGAGCAGGCCGAAGATCTCGCCGTGACGGACGTGAAAGCTGACGTGGTCCACCGCATGGAAATCGCCGAAGCGGCGGACCAGGTTGTCCACCGTAATCACCTTCTCGCCACCGTTGCGACCGTTGGTCTGGGCCAGAGCGATGGGGACGCTGCCGTTGGCGGCTCCATGGTCTTCCTTGAGCGTGGCCACGAAATAATCCTCGAACCGCGGCGGAACCTGGGTGACGGCAACTTCTGTTTCCCGGGAGATCTGAGGGAGATGCAGCGGTCCAGCCTCGCGACTGACCACGCGAATCGCCTTGCCGAGGATCAGGGCGTCGAGCACGGCGGGATCGCGGCTCAGTCTTCGCTGCAGGGTTCGTTTGGGCAGGGAGGGGGCGCGCACCATCCAGGTCCGCCCGGCGACCTGGTCGCTGAAGGCCTGTGGTTGTTGATGGCCAAGGATGCGTCCCTGATGCATCAGGACCACTTCGGCACAGCGTTCGGCCTCGTCGAGATAGGCGGTGCTGAGAAGGACGGTCATGCCCTCGGCCTCGACCAGGTGGTAGACGATCTGCCATAACTCCCGCCGTGACACCGGGTCGACCCCGACCGTGGGCTCGTCGAGCAGCAGCAGGCGGGGCGGACGCACCAGGGTGCAGACCAGGCCGAGTTTTTGCTTCATACCGCCGGACAGGCGACCTGCCAGGCGGCTGCGAAAATTTTCCAAGCCGGCCATGGCCAGCAGTTGGCGGTAGCGTTCTGGTCGCGCCTCCTCCTCAACCCCCTGGAGATCGGCATAGAGATCGAGGTTCTCCTGGACCGAGAGATCCTCATAGAGGCCAAATCGTTGCGGCATGTAGCCCACGCTGGCCTGGACCAGATGCGGGTTTGCCACCACATCGATGTCCAGGGCGCGCAAGCTGCCGTTGTCCGGTGCAAGCAGACCGCTGCACAATCGCATCAGCGTGGTTTTGCCGGCGCCGTCCGGGCCGATCAGCCCTGTCACCCTCTTCGGTTTGATGGCGCAGCTCACCCCGTGCAGGGCTGTAATCTGCTGTTTTTCGACGGCAAAGGTTTTGCGGACCTCGTTGAGGATCAGGGCGGGATGTGAGTCGTCGCTGCAAACGGGGGCTGGGGGGGGGGAGAGAGCTGTCATGGGCGACCGAATCGGCAAGCCGCCAGACAGCACGCATATAGAGGCGTATCCGGAGGCAGAGAGCTGAACCTGTTGGAATCGAAACGAGTTATGCGCGCACCGCGTCGATCAACAGAAAAGGGAAAAAATTTTTGGCATTATACCACAACTGGAGGTAATTGCCCAAACACTCTCAAAAAAAAGCGTCTGGAAAAAAATATTCGAAAGCCACATCTCCTGAGATTTCTCCCGTGCATTGGAGATTCCAGCAGGGGCAGTGCCTCCGGCATCGTTGAGATGGGGTGCCGTCCTTCGCCCGTGAATGCTGTCATTTCCATTCGTGGTGATCTCCGAGAAATTGCCGCCAGTCGCAGCGCATCGCCCCGCCTCGGTCATCTCGACCGTATGGGAGAGATCTTTGGCCAGTTGTTTTTGAACATCTGTCCAGCGACCCCAGATACGAGTTTCCGCCACAGAGGATAAAAAAATGACTGATGACCGCTGAACTTCAGCTCTAGGGAAACAAAGACGAGATCCCTCGCGGACGCTCGGGATGAGATCGATAAGGCGGCTTTTTCTAGAGAGCGCAGGATCGCCCCGAGGTCATCTCGGCCATGGGGAGAGATCTCCTCTTTTCAAGCTGAGCTTTGGTGGTAATCAAATACAAATATAATGGCTTCGTAGAAAGTCAAAAGCCTGAATGTCACGCATTGTGAAATCAGCAACTTACGAAGCTCGAAACGTC
Coding sequences within it:
- a CDS encoding ABC transporter permease, producing the protein MKPGRSMRLKGMIRKEWLQVIRDPSSIAIAFFLPILLLIIFGYGVSLDAKDVRIGLVVEQADGPSLSFVGGFDHTPYFLPTTFHSIQQAEDAMRAAEIDGIVWLRHDFGSDYRSDQSPPIGLIVNGVDANTARLIQGYVQGIWVAWLEQQAERNGSELRSPVQMEQRIWYNPEVRSTDFLVPGVLAVIMTLIGALLTALVIAREWERGTMEALLVSRISAPEILMGKLIPYFVLGLGGLVISLTMARFLFHVPMRGSLWLLLGTSALFLWVALGMGFFISTVFRSQFVAALVAMVATFLPAFILSGFIFDIRSMPPVIQGLTHLIAARYYVSILQTLFLVGDVWSVLLPNCAALVAMGLFFHGIVYRKTRKRLE
- a CDS encoding ATP-binding cassette domain-containing protein — translated: MTALSPPPAPVCSDDSHPALILNEVRKTFAVEKQQITALHGVSCAIKPKRVTGLIGPDGAGKTTLMRLCSGLLAPDNGSLRALDIDVVANPHLVQASVGYMPQRFGLYEDLSVQENLDLYADLQGVEEEARPERYRQLLAMAGLENFRSRLAGRLSGGMKQKLGLVCTLVRPPRLLLLDEPTVGVDPVSRRELWQIVYHLVEAEGMTVLLSTAYLDEAERCAEVVLMHQGRILGHQQPQAFSDQVAGRTWMVRAPSLPKRTLQRRLSRDPAVLDALILGKAIRVVSREAGPLHLPQISRETEVAVTQVPPRFEDYFVATLKEDHGAANGSVPIALAQTNGRNGGEKVITVDNLVRRFGDFHAVDHVSFHVRHGEIFGLLGANGAGKTTTFRMLCGLLPISSGSCTVAGMNLRTAADAARARIGYMAQKFSLYGNLSVMQNLKFFSSAYGLRGTRRQHQIDWALDTFDLREFRSSESQSLPLGYKQRLALAVALMHEPEVLFLDEPTSGVDPLARREFWVQINSLADQGVTVLVTTHFMEEAEYCDRLVIMAEGRVLAEGTPESMKEGFEAADHEATMEDAFIGLLEANRHQGGGNA